A part of Bacteroidota bacterium genomic DNA contains:
- a CDS encoding serine/threonine-protein kinase gives MNADRWNEIERLLDEAAALPSSERAAYLQEATSDASLRTEVEALLAADAEAVVYFADLGEALADGALGADPALGSKVGRWRLVERVGRGGMGTVYRAERADGVVEQTAALKLLDTMRPDVVARFAQERQILARLDHPSIARLLDGGATPEGRPYLVMEFVEGVPITDYAAQQRLSVDARLALFGDVCAAVQHAHQSLVVHRDLKPSNVLVTPEGRVKLLDFGIARLLEPGDDDTLTRTEQRLLTPEYAAPEQVRGEAITTATDVYALGVLLYELLAGTRPFDLPQKVLHEVARVIVEEEPERPSTAVTRADVLTLAGPAQTLRRRLAGDLDQICLKALRKAPARRYATPDALARDVQRHLDGHPVEARPDSVGYRFGRYVRRHRQGLAFAAVLLLAAMAFGAWHVQRLRTERDRAERMAAYTIDLFTTIDPLEAESLPPDVPFAEVLRLATDRAERDLDGTDRFELLRVLGRTRRSLGDTTYAFAQHLYRRAVADFGPASVQVAQASSERAWMAMRYEAHEVADSLFRESLDRWEAHASSHPAGQASAHSDYGFFLKRSPGRNEEAELHLARAVEVYRALGESEHESLATALQHYATVLAGLERYEEAVAAVEESVQLSRGLYGEAHASFGLALANAATVAGSRGDEAETARLNRAALDAFTAGGLPDDHELVLQVLSNLGATTDDPAEAVRVHRRVLAVRGSRGEVDADHPSVLQNLGAALRKAGEREAAIDMLQRARAAYLASDRPATHQTSFPLLTLARLHLDAGQPAVAQPYADTAARELTERLGAAHGITQFAAGLQAWADLELDASEEAAVRLQAAIDALEDVTWMASRRDALVVAVGRRTGS, from the coding sequence ATGAACGCTGACCGCTGGAACGAAATCGAGCGCCTGCTAGACGAGGCGGCGGCGTTGCCGTCCTCGGAGCGCGCCGCGTATCTGCAGGAGGCAACGTCGGACGCCAGCCTCCGCACGGAGGTCGAGGCGCTGCTGGCGGCGGACGCCGAGGCCGTGGTCTACTTCGCGGATCTGGGCGAGGCACTCGCGGACGGTGCGCTAGGGGCGGACCCTGCGCTCGGCAGCAAGGTCGGGCGTTGGCGGCTCGTCGAGCGCGTGGGGCGCGGCGGCATGGGCACGGTCTACCGCGCCGAGCGCGCCGACGGCGTCGTAGAGCAGACCGCCGCGCTGAAGCTCCTTGACACGATGCGGCCGGACGTGGTCGCGCGGTTTGCGCAGGAGCGGCAGATCCTCGCTCGCCTCGACCACCCCAGCATCGCCCGGCTCCTCGACGGCGGGGCCACGCCCGAGGGACGGCCCTACCTCGTGATGGAGTTCGTCGAGGGGGTGCCGATCACCGACTACGCCGCACAGCAGCGGCTCTCCGTGGACGCCCGCCTCGCGCTCTTCGGCGACGTGTGCGCGGCGGTCCAGCACGCGCACCAGAGCCTCGTCGTCCACCGCGACCTCAAGCCATCCAACGTGCTGGTGACCCCAGAGGGGCGGGTGAAGCTGCTCGACTTCGGCATTGCTCGGTTGCTAGAACCGGGGGACGATGACACGCTCACGCGCACGGAGCAGCGGCTCCTCACGCCGGAGTATGCCGCCCCCGAGCAGGTGCGGGGCGAGGCCATCACAACGGCCACCGATGTTTACGCGCTCGGTGTGCTGCTCTACGAGTTGCTCGCGGGCACGCGGCCCTTCGATCTTCCCCAGAAGGTGCTCCACGAGGTCGCGCGGGTGATCGTCGAGGAGGAGCCCGAGCGGCCGAGCACCGCCGTCACGCGCGCTGACGTGCTAACGCTCGCCGGGCCGGCCCAGACACTGCGCCGACGCCTCGCAGGCGACCTCGACCAGATCTGCCTCAAGGCACTCCGCAAGGCGCCCGCGCGCCGCTACGCCACGCCTGACGCGCTCGCCCGCGACGTGCAGCGTCACCTCGACGGGCACCCCGTGGAGGCCCGGCCCGACTCGGTGGGCTACCGCTTCGGGCGCTACGTCCGCCGCCACCGCCAGGGCCTCGCGTTCGCCGCCGTGTTGCTCCTCGCCGCGATGGCCTTCGGTGCGTGGCACGTGCAGCGGCTTCGCACCGAGCGCGACCGCGCCGAGCGCATGGCCGCCTACACCATCGACCTCTTCACGACCATCGACCCGCTCGAAGCGGAGTCGCTGCCGCCCGACGTGCCCTTCGCGGAGGTGCTCCGGCTCGCCACGGACCGCGCCGAGCGCGACCTCGACGGGACCGACCGCTTCGAACTGCTGCGGGTCCTCGGCCGCACCCGCAGGTCGCTCGGCGACACCACGTATGCCTTCGCGCAGCACCTCTACCGGCGCGCGGTCGCGGATTTTGGCCCGGCGAGCGTGCAGGTAGCCCAGGCGTCTTCCGAGCGTGCGTGGATGGCGATGCGATACGAAGCGCACGAGGTCGCAGACTCCCTGTTTCGAGAGAGCCTGGACCGCTGGGAGGCACACGCGTCCTCCCATCCGGCTGGCCAGGCTAGCGCCCACAGCGACTACGGGTTCTTCCTGAAGCGGTCCCCGGGTCGGAACGAAGAGGCCGAACTCCACCTTGCTCGGGCCGTGGAGGTCTACCGGGCGCTCGGCGAGAGCGAGCACGAAAGCCTCGCCACCGCGCTGCAGCACTATGCTACCGTGCTGGCAGGGCTAGAGCGCTACGAAGAAGCGGTCGCGGCCGTCGAGGAATCGGTCCAACTGAGCCGGGGCCTCTACGGCGAGGCGCACGCAAGCTTCGGGCTGGCCCTCGCCAACGCGGCCACGGTAGCGGGGAGCCGCGGCGATGAGGCAGAGACCGCCCGGCTCAACCGCGCGGCCCTGGATGCGTTTACTGCCGGAGGCCTGCCCGACGATCACGAGCTCGTCCTGCAAGTCCTCAGCAACCTCGGAGCGACCACGGACGACCCGGCGGAGGCTGTCCGTGTGCACCGACGCGTTCTCGCCGTCCGAGGATCTCGGGGGGAAGTGGACGCCGATCACCCCAGCGTGCTCCAAAACCTCGGGGCAGCCTTGAGGAAGGCAGGCGAGCGGGAGGCCGCCATTGACATGCTCCAGCGTGCCCGGGCGGCCTACCTCGCCTCCGACAGGCCCGCGACACACCAGACAAGCTTCCCGCTCCTGACGCTGGCTCGGCTACACCTCGATGCTGGTCAGCCTGCGGTGGCGCAGCCCTACGCTGACACGGCCGCGCGCGAACTCACCGAGCGACTCGGTGCCGCGCACGGCATCACGCAGTTCGCAGCGGGCTTGCAAGCCTGGGCCGATCTCGAACTGGACGCCTCCGAAGAGGCGGCAGTGCGCCTCCAGGCTGCTATCGATGCGTTGGAAGACGTGACCTGGATGGCCAGCCGCCGCGACGCGCTCGTGGTCGCGGTAGGGCGGCGGACAGGGTCGTGA
- a CDS encoding ECF-type sigma factor gives MDDASIPGLLAAAANGDAQAVEQLYPLVYDDLRRRAARQRRALLGGATLNTTAIVHESYLKLVASPPQANDRAHFLAIAARAMRQVLVSYAEQQRAQKRGGDAAPVGLDDAPTVANGQAEGRADDLLALHAALDRLEVAVGERPARIVECRFFAGLSVDETAAALGVSAPTVKRGWRAARAWLYTQLETDILHDASG, from the coding sequence ATGGACGACGCCTCCATCCCCGGTCTCCTCGCCGCCGCCGCCAACGGCGATGCGCAGGCCGTCGAGCAGCTCTACCCGCTCGTCTACGACGACCTCCGTCGCCGTGCTGCCCGCCAGCGCCGTGCGCTCCTCGGCGGGGCCACGCTCAACACGACGGCGATCGTCCACGAGTCGTACCTCAAGCTCGTCGCGAGCCCGCCGCAGGCCAACGACCGGGCGCACTTCTTGGCCATCGCGGCGCGGGCCATGCGCCAGGTGCTCGTGAGCTACGCCGAGCAGCAGCGCGCTCAGAAGCGCGGCGGGGATGCTGCTCCTGTCGGGCTGGACGACGCGCCCACGGTCGCCAACGGCCAGGCCGAGGGGCGTGCCGACGACCTGCTGGCGCTCCACGCGGCCCTCGACCGCCTCGAAGTCGCCGTCGGCGAGCGCCCGGCCCGGATCGTCGAGTGCCGTTTCTTCGCTGGGCTGTCTGTAGACGAAACCGCTGCTGCGCTGGGCGTCTCGGCCCCGACCGTCAAGCGCGGCTGGCGGGCGGCGCGGGCCTGGCTCTACACGCAGCTGGAGACGGATATCCTGCACGATGCCAGCGGGTGA
- a CDS encoding ABC transporter permease, whose protein sequence is MLKNYLLIALRTLRRQKSYAAINVLGLALGLACFLLIMAYVQHEVDYDQVHPNLDRIHRVVQQQPGNMFMGSDRFAVTPAPLAGALVADYPDVTHATTFTYYGALLSVDDTHTYKKGLWASADFFAVFEGFPLLQGDPATALAEPESVVLTEDVAAKLFGEAALSDQSVLGQTVRLDGENDFTVTGIVGAPPEASTVQYTFLAAILSQRNFTADLERWNNNSWQTFFTLADGADPAALDAQMPDLLARNLYDGSNEWNSPDTPQEDRNQYEVQAFADVHLRSDINFDIGTPGNEGMVWLFGFIGLVILLLACVNYTNLAVARSIKRAQEVGVRKAIGGRRAQIVAQFLGESVLMAALALVLALVLVHALLPVFGDLVERPLSVDYGSGWLVPGLVLLVGAVGVVAGSYPALFMARLEPMQVLKGTVRGSRSRPLLQRVLIVGQYAASIVLVVGSLVVFQQLRFVSQSDPGYERENVVTMRLADWSLREHVASIEARWSTHPSVVTTASVGELPTSISSSTSLDTWEGHPESLEEDMTFYQMPTTHDVLDVFGLDLVAGRSFDRAIDADTSLVLLLNETAVRDMGWTPQEAVGRWISRNDQHFTIIGVVQDFHQHSMHLPIAPIMIRLEPFWVSYVTARVQPGDLPATMAALEAHVATFTDYPVEVQFLDAEFDKLYSADRRLGQTFGFFTIAALLIATLGLFGLAAFAAEQRTKEIGIRKVLGADVLGLVRLLSLDFVKLVAVAFLVAAPIGYAVMQRWLADFAYRIDLGPGLFLVAGGGALVIALAAVSVQALRAATADPVRSLRYE, encoded by the coding sequence ATGCTGAAGAACTACCTCCTCATCGCGCTGCGCACCCTGCGTCGTCAGAAGAGCTACGCCGCCATCAACGTGCTCGGGCTCGCGCTCGGGCTGGCCTGCTTCCTGCTCATCATGGCGTATGTGCAGCACGAGGTCGACTACGACCAGGTCCACCCCAACCTCGACCGCATCCACCGGGTCGTGCAGCAGCAGCCCGGCAACATGTTCATGGGGTCGGACCGCTTCGCCGTGACGCCCGCGCCGCTGGCAGGCGCGCTCGTGGCCGACTACCCCGACGTGACGCATGCGACCACGTTTACGTACTACGGGGCGCTGCTAAGCGTGGACGACACGCACACCTACAAGAAAGGCCTCTGGGCAAGTGCCGATTTCTTCGCCGTCTTCGAGGGCTTCCCGCTTCTCCAGGGCGACCCCGCTACGGCGCTCGCCGAACCGGAGTCGGTCGTGCTCACCGAGGACGTCGCGGCCAAGCTCTTCGGCGAGGCCGCGCTGTCGGACCAGAGTGTGCTGGGCCAGACCGTACGCCTCGACGGCGAGAACGACTTCACCGTCACGGGCATCGTGGGTGCGCCGCCCGAGGCGAGCACGGTGCAGTACACCTTCCTCGCTGCCATCCTCTCCCAGCGCAACTTCACGGCCGACCTAGAGCGCTGGAACAACAACTCGTGGCAAACCTTCTTCACGCTCGCCGACGGCGCGGACCCGGCCGCCCTGGACGCCCAGATGCCGGACCTCCTCGCGCGCAACCTCTACGACGGCTCGAACGAGTGGAACTCGCCTGACACGCCGCAGGAAGACCGCAACCAGTACGAGGTGCAGGCCTTCGCCGATGTGCATCTCCGGTCGGACATCAACTTCGACATCGGGACGCCGGGGAACGAGGGCATGGTGTGGCTCTTCGGCTTCATCGGGCTTGTGATCCTGCTGCTGGCGTGCGTCAACTACACCAACCTCGCCGTTGCGCGGTCGATTAAGCGCGCGCAGGAGGTCGGCGTACGCAAGGCCATCGGAGGGAGGCGGGCTCAGATCGTCGCGCAGTTTCTCGGCGAGTCGGTGCTGATGGCCGCGCTGGCACTCGTGCTGGCGCTCGTGCTCGTCCACGCGCTCCTCCCCGTGTTCGGCGACCTCGTCGAGCGTCCGCTCTCGGTTGACTACGGGAGCGGCTGGCTCGTACCAGGCCTCGTGCTGCTCGTGGGTGCCGTCGGCGTGGTGGCAGGCAGCTACCCGGCGCTCTTCATGGCGCGGCTGGAGCCGATGCAGGTACTCAAAGGCACCGTGCGGGGGAGCCGGTCGCGCCCGCTGCTCCAGCGCGTGCTCATCGTCGGGCAGTATGCCGCGTCTATCGTGCTGGTGGTGGGCAGCCTCGTTGTCTTCCAGCAGCTCCGGTTTGTCTCGCAGAGTGACCCCGGCTACGAGCGTGAAAACGTGGTCACGATGCGCCTCGCCGACTGGAGCCTCCGCGAGCATGTCGCCTCGATCGAGGCGCGCTGGAGCACGCACCCCTCGGTAGTCACCACGGCATCGGTGGGCGAGCTGCCCACGAGCATCAGTTCCAGCACCAGCCTAGACACCTGGGAGGGACACCCGGAGAGCCTGGAGGAGGACATGACGTTCTACCAGATGCCCACCACACATGACGTGCTCGACGTATTCGGCCTCGACCTCGTGGCCGGTCGCTCGTTCGACCGCGCCATCGACGCGGACACGAGCCTGGTGCTCCTCCTCAACGAGACGGCGGTGCGCGACATGGGCTGGACGCCGCAGGAGGCCGTCGGCCGGTGGATCAGTCGCAACGACCAGCACTTTACGATCATCGGCGTGGTGCAGGACTTCCACCAGCACTCGATGCACCTGCCCATCGCGCCCATCATGATTCGGCTGGAGCCGTTCTGGGTGAGCTACGTCACCGCGCGCGTTCAACCAGGCGACCTTCCTGCAACCATGGCAGCGTTGGAAGCGCACGTCGCCACGTTCACCGACTACCCCGTCGAGGTGCAGTTCCTCGACGCGGAGTTCGACAAGCTCTACAGCGCCGACCGCCGCCTCGGACAGACCTTCGGCTTCTTCACCATTGCCGCGCTGCTCATCGCCACGCTCGGTCTCTTCGGTCTCGCCGCCTTCGCCGCGGAGCAGCGGACGAAGGAGATCGGCATCCGCAAGGTGCTCGGCGCGGATGTGCTTGGGCTCGTGCGTCTGCTCTCGCTCGACTTCGTGAAGCTCGTCGCGGTGGCCTTTCTCGTGGCCGCGCCCATCGGGTATGCGGTGATGCAGCGGTGGCTAGCGGACTTCGCCTACCGCATCGACCTCGGGCCGGGGCTGTTCCTGGTGGCGGGCGGGGGTGCGCTCGTGATCGCGCTGGCGGCGGTGAGCGTGCAGGCGCTGCGGGCGGCGACGGCCGACCCCGTGCGTAGCCTTCGCTACGAGTAG
- a CDS encoding ABC transporter permease: protein MLKNYLLVALRGLRAQRGTTLLNVVGLAVGLACALLTGLYVRHELSYDRFHEHADRIVRVAKDEPGSEFMGTSRYALTPAPLAEALMRDVPEVERAAQVQAVEALLGTDPDTRAYRDGLFATRHFFDVFTFDLLDGDPATALAEPNSVVLTASTARAYFGDTNPLGQTLDGRLGDDAAALTVTGIVAEAPSNSHLAFDFLLAMTTSEYYTRTVERDRWGSSDYHTYALLRPDATPDDLTPALDAFAQTYIAPLDFFRENPERLTVFFTQPLTDLHLRSDLNFELGVGGSERYVWLVAAIGVLILLLACVNYTNLATARGATRAQEVGVRKVLGAGQAQLAGQFLTEALLVTFVALGLAVALAQAALPTFSDLVARDLSLAVVATPAFWGMMAVLGLVVGVLAGGYPSLVLARLQPARAMQGSRPGRGRFFRNSLVVGQFAVTTALLAGTLAVHQQVRYVQTARTGLDRAQVVALPLEDRATVRQYDALKETLHEHTGVLAVTASQHSPTRIIGQSGMTRWEGVDEGERVGVFNSAVRPGFVDAFGLEIVEGRDFIEGHEADNGGALINETLARELGWETAVGRWIDVHGWEMPIVGVVKDFNFLSFRQPVAPLALYNNGNWVSRLLVKVDPTQVPETLDHLEATMATAAPAYPFTYEFVDDAYARMYADDVQLGRLFGVLTALALLVAGLGLVGLTTFMTAQRTKEIGIRKVLGATVAQIVALISADLVKLVVLAFVIAAPVAYVGLRRWLDDFVYRIELGPGLFLVTGFVAIALTLLAVSVHALRAATADPVRSLRYE, encoded by the coding sequence ATGCTCAAGAACTACCTCCTCGTCGCCCTCCGGGGCCTGCGCGCCCAACGTGGGACGACGCTCCTCAACGTCGTCGGGCTGGCTGTGGGACTGGCCTGCGCGCTCCTGACGGGCCTCTACGTGCGGCACGAACTGAGCTACGACCGCTTTCACGAGCACGCCGACCGCATCGTGCGGGTGGCGAAGGACGAGCCTGGCTCCGAGTTCATGGGGACGAGCCGCTATGCGCTCACGCCGGCCCCGCTGGCGGAGGCGCTGATGCGCGACGTACCGGAGGTCGAGCGCGCGGCGCAGGTGCAGGCCGTGGAGGCGCTCCTGGGCACGGACCCGGACACGCGCGCCTACCGCGACGGCCTCTTCGCGACCCGCCACTTCTTCGACGTCTTCACCTTCGATCTCCTCGACGGGGACCCAGCGACCGCCCTCGCGGAGCCCAACTCCGTCGTCCTCACCGCGTCGACGGCCCGCGCCTACTTCGGCGACACCAATCCGCTCGGGCAAACGCTCGACGGGCGCCTCGGCGACGACGCGGCTGCGCTCACCGTCACCGGCATCGTCGCCGAAGCGCCGAGCAACAGCCACCTCGCCTTCGACTTCCTGTTGGCGATGACGACCTCGGAGTACTACACCCGGACCGTCGAGCGGGACCGCTGGGGCAGCAGCGACTACCACACCTACGCCCTGCTCCGCCCGGACGCAACGCCGGACGACCTCACGCCCGCGCTCGACGCGTTCGCCCAGACCTACATCGCGCCCCTCGACTTCTTCCGGGAGAACCCGGAGCGGCTGACGGTCTTCTTCACGCAGCCGCTCACCGACCTCCACCTCCGCTCCGACCTCAACTTCGAGCTAGGCGTGGGCGGGAGCGAGCGCTATGTGTGGCTGGTGGCGGCCATCGGCGTGCTAATCCTGCTGTTGGCGTGCGTGAACTACACCAACCTTGCCACGGCGCGCGGGGCGACGCGAGCACAGGAAGTGGGCGTGCGCAAGGTGCTCGGCGCTGGGCAGGCACAACTCGCCGGGCAGTTTCTCACCGAGGCCCTGCTCGTGACGTTTGTGGCGCTCGGGCTGGCCGTAGCGCTGGCGCAAGCCGCGCTCCCGACCTTCAGCGACCTCGTCGCACGCGACCTCTCGCTGGCCGTGGTCGCCACGCCCGCGTTCTGGGGCATGATGGCGGTACTCGGTTTGGTGGTGGGGGTGCTCGCCGGCGGCTATCCGTCCCTCGTCCTCGCTCGCCTGCAGCCGGCGCGGGCCATGCAGGGGAGCCGCCCTGGTCGCGGGCGCTTCTTCCGCAACAGCCTCGTGGTCGGGCAGTTCGCCGTCACGACGGCGCTGCTCGCCGGGACGCTCGCCGTACACCAGCAGGTGCGCTACGTCCAGACCGCACGGACGGGCCTCGACCGCGCGCAGGTCGTCGCCCTCCCGCTCGAAGACCGCGCGACCGTCCGGCAGTATGACGCGCTGAAGGAGACGCTGCACGAGCACACCGGCGTCCTCGCCGTGACGGCCTCGCAGCACAGCCCCACGCGGATCATCGGACAGTCCGGCATGACGCGCTGGGAGGGTGTCGACGAGGGCGAGCGGGTCGGCGTGTTCAACTCGGCCGTGCGACCTGGCTTCGTGGACGCCTTCGGGCTGGAGATCGTCGAGGGACGCGACTTCATCGAAGGGCACGAGGCTGACAATGGCGGCGCGCTCATCAACGAGACGCTCGCGCGCGAACTCGGCTGGGAAACAGCCGTCGGCCGCTGGATCGACGTGCACGGCTGGGAGATGCCCATCGTCGGCGTCGTTAAGGACTTCAACTTCCTCTCGTTCCGGCAACCCGTGGCGCCGCTCGCGCTCTACAACAACGGGAATTGGGTATCGCGCCTCCTCGTGAAGGTCGACCCCACCCAGGTCCCAGAGACGCTCGATCACCTAGAGGCCACGATGGCGACCGCCGCGCCAGCCTATCCCTTCACGTATGAGTTCGTGGACGATGCCTACGCGCGGATGTACGCCGACGATGTGCAGTTGGGGCGGCTCTTCGGCGTGCTGACAGCGCTGGCGCTGCTCGTGGCTGGGCTCGGACTCGTGGGACTGACGACGTTCATGACGGCCCAGCGGACCAAAGAGATCGGCATCCGCAAAGTGCTCGGCGCAACAGTGGCTCAGATCGTGGCGCTGATCTCCGCCGACCTCGTCAAGCTCGTCGTGCTCGCGTTCGTGATCGCTGCGCCGGTTGCCTATGTCGGCCTGCGCCGCTGGCTCGACGACTTCGTCTACCGCATCGAACTAGGGCCAGGGCTCTTCCTGGTCACGGGCTTCGTCGCGATAGCGCTCACCCTCCTTGCGGTGAGCGTGCACGCGCTCCGGGCCGCCACCGCCGACCCCGTGCGGAGCCTGCGCTACGAGTAG
- a CDS encoding T9SS type A sorting domain-containing protein, with protein sequence MRLRYTALVALLIVAGPVLAQTEAKLTDPNGMGGFPGDFFGRTVALSGDGTVALVGAENKLNLQGAAFIYVQENGTWRLQAELRAPAPAVIDYFGAAVALTRDGTLAFVTSRSFTNPAVHVFERAGDAWTLLTSILPATATPQDQFGNALAVSADGSVVLVGAFLSDAAVSNAGAAYVFTRSGDTWTESAELTASDAAQLALFGQSVALSGDGAYALVGNGFSDDGGAAYVFARSGDAWTEQALFTSDEIDVSPQFGQSVALDGDGTTALVGASSEDGLASGDGGALYVFTRSGATWARQARLVASDAQAGDQLGFAAALTPDGRTALGGANSTTGRPGAAYAFAFDGATWMEQATLVPSDGTNNDQFGTAVALSTDGATALVGRLLGPNKGPGAAYVFTGFAVAAEEGPLAQRATLGPAYPNPAPAGGLVRAPLVISEAQSVRVVLYDVLGRAVRAVDLGVVAPQQTTDVAVPTHGLAPGLYVLRAEGPSITASRRVVVR encoded by the coding sequence ATGCGCCTCCGTTACACCGCCCTCGTCGCTCTTCTCATCGTCGCTGGTCCGGTCCTCGCCCAGACGGAGGCCAAGCTCACCGACCCGAACGGCATGGGCGGCTTCCCCGGCGACTTTTTCGGCCGCACGGTTGCCCTCAGCGGCGACGGTACCGTTGCCCTCGTCGGCGCCGAGAACAAGCTCAACCTGCAGGGGGCGGCGTTCATCTACGTGCAGGAGAACGGCACCTGGCGCTTGCAGGCCGAACTGCGCGCCCCAGCGCCGGCCGTCATTGACTACTTCGGCGCAGCGGTCGCGCTCACCCGGGACGGCACGCTCGCCTTCGTGACGAGCCGCAGCTTCACCAACCCCGCGGTGCACGTCTTCGAGCGCGCTGGCGACGCCTGGACGCTCTTGACGTCCATTCTCCCCGCGACGGCGACGCCCCAGGACCAGTTCGGCAACGCGCTCGCCGTGAGCGCCGACGGCAGCGTCGTCCTCGTGGGAGCGTTTCTCTCGGACGCGGCCGTCAGCAACGCAGGCGCAGCCTACGTCTTCACCCGCAGCGGCGACACCTGGACCGAGTCGGCCGAACTGACCGCCAGCGATGCGGCCCAGCTAGCGCTCTTCGGCCAGTCGGTCGCGCTTAGCGGCGACGGCGCCTACGCCCTCGTCGGCAACGGCTTCAGCGACGACGGCGGCGCAGCTTATGTCTTCGCTCGCTCCGGCGATGCCTGGACGGAGCAGGCCCTCTTCACGTCGGACGAGATCGACGTGTCCCCACAGTTCGGTCAGTCGGTCGCGCTCGACGGCGACGGCACTACAGCCCTCGTGGGCGCTTCGTCGGAGGACGGCCTGGCCAGCGGCGACGGCGGCGCCCTCTACGTTTTCACGCGCAGCGGCGCCACCTGGGCGCGGCAGGCTCGCCTCGTGGCGAGCGACGCCCAGGCCGGCGACCAGCTCGGGTTTGCTGCGGCCCTCACGCCCGACGGCCGCACAGCCCTCGGCGGGGCGAACTCGACCACCGGCCGTCCCGGCGCTGCCTACGCGTTCGCCTTCGACGGCGCGACGTGGATGGAACAGGCGACGCTCGTCCCCAGCGACGGGACGAATAACGACCAGTTCGGCACGGCGGTAGCGCTCAGCACCGACGGCGCGACCGCGCTCGTTGGACGTCTGCTGGGACCGAACAAGGGACCGGGAGCGGCCTACGTCTTCACTGGCTTTGCGGTCGCCGCGGAGGAGGGACCGCTGGCGCAGCGCGCGACGCTCGGCCCCGCCTACCCCAACCCCGCGCCCGCTGGCGGCCTCGTCCGCGCTCCGCTCGTGATCTCCGAGGCACAGTCCGTCCGCGTGGTGCTCTACGATGTGCTCGGGCGCGCCGTCCGCGCGGTAGATCTCGGCGTGGTCGCGCCGCAGCAGACCACCGACGTCGCCGTGCCGACGCACGGACTGGCCCCGGGGCTCTACGTGCTCCGCGCCGAGGGACCGTCCATTACGGCTAGCCGCCGCGTCGTCGTCCGCTAG